The following are encoded together in the Culex pipiens pallens isolate TS chromosome 1, TS_CPP_V2, whole genome shotgun sequence genome:
- the LOC120431423 gene encoding uncharacterized protein LOC120431423, translating to MCVDCFRVKPKVLDQLMADLPPERVTPCTPFARVGVDYCGPFQVAYPQRRARPVKCFVAIFVCLVTKAVHLELAADLTTQAFLAALKRFTARRGKPKLVMCDNAKNFVGARRELSELAKLFLSQQFEEEIIRETANDNIEFKFIPARSPNFGGLWESAVKSFKLLFKRTIGLHTLLYDEFQTVLVQIEAILNSRPLTPLSNDPADFEALTPGHFLIQRPLTAIPEPNLDHIPENRLSAWQTVQRYTQQLWKKWSNLYMSDLHNRSKWTKQKDNVAVGTMVLLKDENLPPLKWQLGRVSDIHPGADGNIRVVTVRTKDGSYQRAISKICILPIRDNLSTAQGEN from the coding sequence ATGTGTGTCGATTGCTTCCGTGTCAAGCCGAAGGTTCTTGACCAGCTCATGGCGGATCTGCCGCCAGAACGAGTCACTCCGTGCACACCGTTCGCACGAGTCGGAGTTGACTACTGCGGACCTTTTCAGGTCGCGTACCCGCAGCGCCGAGCTCGCCCAGTGAAGTGCTTCGTTGCCATCTTCGTCTGCCTGGTCACCAAGGCCGTTCACCTAGAACTAGCAGCAGACCTAACGACGCAGGCATTTCTGGCGGCCCTCAAACGGTTCACTGCCCGGCGTGGCAAACCGAAGCTGGTCATGTGCGACAACGCCAAGAACTTCGTCGGCGCAAGACGTGAGCTGAGCGAACTCGCCAAGCTGTTCCTAAGTCAGCAGTTCGAAGAGGAGATCATCCGCGAAACAGCGAACGACAACATTGAGTTCAAGTTTATTCCCGCTCGCTCGCCGAACTTCGGCGGCCTCTGGGAGTCCGCAGTGAAGAGCTTCAAGTTGCTGTTCAAACGCACGATCGGACTGCACACCCTGCTGTACGACGAGTTCCAGACTGTGCTGGTCCAGATTGAAGCGATCCTCAACTCGCGACCGCTCACGCCGCTCAGCAACGACCCCGCAGACTTCGAAGCGCTGACTCCAGGACACTTCCTGATCCAGCGTCCACTCACTGCGATTCCAGAACCAAACCTCGACCACATTCCCGAGAACAGATTGTCGGCCTGGCAAACTGTCCAGCGGTACACGCAGCAGCTCTGGAAGAAGTGGTCCAACCTCTACATGTCGGACCTGCACAACCGTTCGAAGTGGACAAAGCAAAAAGACAACGTTGCTGTCGGAACCATGGTCCTGCTGAAGGACGAGAACCTTCCGCCATTGAAGTGGCAGCTCGGACGCGTTTCCGATATCCACCCGGGAGCTGACGGCAACATCCGTGTCGTCACGGTGCGCACAAAGGACGGCAGCTATCAGCGTGCGATCTCCAAGATCTGCATTCTGCCGATCCGTGACAACCTTTCTACCGCGCAAGGGGAGAACTAG